One Aegilops tauschii subsp. strangulata cultivar AL8/78 chromosome 7, Aet v6.0, whole genome shotgun sequence genomic window carries:
- the LOC109761210 gene encoding probable sulfate transporter 3.4 — protein MVVNNKVETLAFDLEAGHGPGAKAPPPADSGARQQQQRQAPAGMVQVELHKVSAPERRTTARALGQRLAEIFFPDDPLHQFKNQSLARKLVLALQYFFPIFHWGSNYSLRLLRSDAVAGLTIASLAIPQGISYAKLANLPPIIGLYSSFVPPLIYALLGSSRDLAVGPVSIASLVMGSMLREAVAPEQQPILYLQLAFTATFFAGVFQASLGFLRLGFIVDFLSKATLTGFMGGAAVIVSLQQLKGLLGIVHFTTHMGFVDVMASVVRRHSEWQWQTIVMGVAFLAILLGTRQISARNPRLFWVSAAAPLTSVIASTIISYLCRGHGISIIGDLPRGVNPPSMNMLVFSGSYVALAVKTGIMTGILSLTEGIAVGRTFASINNYNVDGNKEMMAIGVMNMAGSCASCYVTTGSFSRSAVNYSAGCRTAVSNIVMASAVLVTLLFLMPLFHYTPNVILSAIIITAVAGLIDVRGAAKLWKVDKLDFCACVAAFLGVLLVSVQVGLSIAVGISLFKILLQVTRPNTVVMGLVPGTQSYRSMAQYREAVRVPPFLVVGVESAIYFANSTYLVERIMRYLREEEERAAKANLCGVRCIVLDMSAVTAIDTSGLDALAEMKRVLDKRGIDLVLANPVGSVTERMYNSVVGETFGSDRIFFSVAEAVAAAPYKAQP, from the exons ATGGTGGTGAACAACAAGGTGGAGACCCTGGCGTTCGACCTGGAGGCGGGGCACGGGCCCGGGGCGaaggcgccgccgccggcggacTCGGGCGCGCGTCagcagcagcagcggcaggcGCCGGCGGGGATGGTGCAGGTGGAGCTGCACAAGGTGTCGGCGCCGGAGCGCCGGACGACGGCGCGGGCGCTGGGGCAGCGGCTGGCGGAGATCTTCTTCCCCGACGACCCCCTGCACCAGTTCAAGAACCAGTCGCTCGCCCGGAAGCTGGTGCTCGCGCTGCAGTACTTCTTCCCCATCTTCCACTGGGGCTCCAACTACAGCCTCCGCCTCCTCCGCTCCGACGCCGTCGCCGGCCTCACCATTGCCAGCCTCGCCATCCCACAG GGCATCAGCTACGCCAAGCTCGCCAACCTGCCGCCCATCATCGGCCTAT ATTCGAGCTTCGTGCCGCCGTTGATCTACGCGCTGCTGGGGAGCTCGCGGGACCTGGCGGTGGGCCCGGTGTCGATCGCGTCGCTGGTGATGGGGTCCATGCTCCGGGAGGCGGTGGCGCCGGAGCAGCAGCCCATCCTGTACCTCCAGCTGGCCTTCACCGCCACCTTCTTCGCCGGCGTCTTCCAGGCCTCCCTGGGCTTCCTCCGCCTGGGCTTCATCGTCGACTTCCTCTCCAAGGCCACGCTCACCGGGTTCATGGGCGGCGCCGCCGTCATCGTGTCCCTGCAGCAGCTCAAGGGCCTCCTCGGCATCGTCCACTTCACCACCCACATGGGCTTCGTCGACGTCATGGCCTCCGTCGTCCGCCGCCACAGCGAGTGGCAGTGGCAGACCATCGTCATGGGCGTCGCCTTCCTCGCCATCCTCCTCGGCACACGCCAGATC AGCGCTCGGAATCCGAGGCTTTTCTGGGTGTCGGCGGCGGCTCCCCTGACGTCGGTGATCGCCTCCACCATCATCTCCTACTTGTGCAGAGGCCACGGCATCAGCATC ATCGGCGACCTCCCGAGGGGAGTGAACCCTCCATCCATGAACATGCTCGTCTTCAGCGGCTCCTACGTCGCCCTGGCCGTCAAGACCGGGATCATGACCGGCATCCTGTCCCTCACC GAGGGGATCGCGGTGGGCCGGACGTTCGCGTCGATCAACAACTACAACGTGGACGGGAACAAGGAGATGATGGCGATCGGGGTGATGAACATGGCGGGGTCCTGCGCCTCCTGCtacgtcaccacgggctccttctccCGCTCCGCCGTCAACTACAGCGCCGGCTGCCGGACGGCGGTGTCGAACATCGTCATGGCCTCCGCCGTCCTGGTCACGCTGCTCTTCCTGATGCCGCTGTTCCACTACACGCCCAACGTGATCCTGtcggccatcatcatcaccgccgTGGCCGGGCTGATCGACGTCCGCGGCGCCGCCAAGCTGTGGAAGGTGGACAAGCTGGACTTCTGCGCGTGCGTGGCCGCCTTCCTCGGCGTGctcctcgtgtccgtccaggtcGGGCTGTCCATCGCCGTGGGCATCTCGCTGTTCAAGATCCTGCTGCAGGTGACCCGGCCCAACACCGTCGTCATGGGGCTGGTCCCCGGCACGCAGAGCTACCGCAGCATGGCGCAGTACCGCGAGGCCGTGCGCGTGCCGCCGTTCCTCGTCGTCGGCGTCGAGTCGGCCATCTACTTCGCCAACTCCACCTACCTGGTGGAGCGGATCATGCGGTACCtccgcgaggaggaggagcgcgccgCCAAGGCCAACCTCTGCGGCGTCCGCTGCATCGTCCTCGACATGAGCG CGGTGACGGCGATCGACACGAGCGGGCTGGACGCGCTGGCGGAGATGAAGCGGGTGCTGGACAAGCGGGGCATCGACCTGGTGCTGGCGAACCCGGTGGGGTCGGTGACGGAGAGGATGTACAACTCGGTGGTGGGGGAGACGTTCGGGTCGGACCGCATCTTCTTCAGCGTCGCCGAGGCCGTCGCGGCGGCGCCGTACAAGGCGCAGCCCTGA